One window from the genome of Methanoculleus sp. 7T encodes:
- a CDS encoding 2-isopropylmalate synthase: MIVLFGESIRFFDTTLRDGEQTPGVCLTPAEKLEIATHLADVGVHVIEAGSAAASLGERESIRAIADAGLAAECCTYVRALPGDIDLAADAGADSVHLVVPVSDLHIAKKLRKTREQVCDMAWSAVEYAKDRGLIVELSGEDASRADQAFLAEVFREGVERGADRLCFCDTVGLLTPERAAAVIPPLLFAPLSIHCHDDLGFALANSVAALRAGATCAHVTVNGLGERAGNTALEELVMALEVLYRVDTGIATEELYPLSTHVARLTGVPLATNKPIVGEMAFTHESGIHAHGVMRDASTYESIRPENVGRKRRIVLGKHSGSAAVEAALHDMGYAPDGAQLAEIVTRIKQVGDSGMRITDADIMAIADTVMAIEFTPCLELRQFTIVSGSNAVPTASVTMLVNGEEITGAAVGTGPVDAAIRALQRSVADVGSVRLDEYRVDAITGGTDALVDVSVKLSKDGKTVTSRGARTDIIMASVEAVIAGMNRLLREEHEDRSQDSD; the protein is encoded by the coding sequence GTGATTGTTTTATTTGGTGAATCGATCCGCTTTTTTGACACTACCTTACGTGACGGCGAACAGACACCGGGTGTCTGCCTGACGCCGGCTGAGAAACTTGAGATTGCAACGCACCTTGCCGACGTCGGCGTCCATGTCATCGAAGCCGGCTCTGCAGCCGCGTCTCTCGGAGAACGTGAATCCATCCGTGCAATCGCCGATGCCGGGCTCGCCGCCGAGTGCTGCACGTATGTCCGGGCGCTCCCCGGGGATATCGACCTCGCCGCAGACGCCGGCGCAGACTCCGTCCACCTCGTCGTCCCGGTAAGCGACCTCCATATCGCAAAGAAACTCCGCAAAACCCGCGAGCAGGTCTGCGATATGGCTTGGAGCGCCGTCGAGTATGCGAAAGACCGTGGCCTCATCGTCGAACTCTCCGGGGAGGATGCATCCCGCGCCGACCAGGCGTTCCTCGCGGAAGTCTTCCGGGAAGGAGTCGAACGGGGCGCAGACCGGCTCTGCTTCTGCGACACCGTCGGGCTCCTCACTCCCGAGCGGGCGGCCGCGGTCATACCGCCGCTCCTCTTCGCCCCGCTCTCCATCCACTGCCACGACGACCTCGGGTTTGCGCTCGCAAACTCAGTCGCCGCCCTCCGTGCCGGGGCAACCTGTGCCCACGTCACCGTCAACGGCCTTGGGGAGCGTGCGGGAAACACGGCCCTCGAAGAACTGGTGATGGCGCTTGAGGTGCTCTACAGGGTCGATACCGGGATTGCGACCGAAGAACTCTATCCCCTCTCGACCCACGTCGCACGGTTGACCGGGGTGCCGCTTGCGACCAACAAACCCATCGTCGGCGAGATGGCCTTCACCCACGAGAGCGGCATCCACGCCCACGGGGTGATGCGGGACGCAAGCACCTACGAATCGATCCGTCCGGAGAACGTCGGACGGAAGCGCCGCATCGTCCTCGGCAAACACTCGGGCTCGGCGGCGGTCGAGGCCGCCCTCCACGATATGGGGTATGCCCCCGACGGCGCGCAGCTCGCCGAGATCGTGACTCGGATCAAGCAGGTCGGGGATTCCGGGATGCGGATAACCGACGCCGACATCATGGCGATCGCCGATACCGTCATGGCGATCGAGTTTACGCCCTGCCTCGAACTCCGCCAGTTCACCATCGTCTCGGGGAGCAACGCGGTGCCGACAGCCTCGGTGACGATGCTCGTCAACGGCGAGGAGATCACCGGTGCCGCAGTCGGGACCGGGCCGGTGGATGCGGCAATCCGCGCGCTCCAGCGATCGGTGGCCGACGTCGGCAGCGTAAGGCTCGATGAATACCGCGTGGATGCGATAACGGGGGGCACGGACGCCCTCGTCGACGTATCGGTGAAACTCAGTAAGGACGGGAAGACCGTGACGTCGCGGGGCGCGAGGACCGACATCATCATGGCAAGCGTCGAAGCAGTTATCGCCGGTATGAACAGACTACTCAGGGAAGAGCATGAAGACCGGAGCCAAGACTCTGATTGA
- the ilvB gene encoding biosynthetic-type acetolactate synthase large subunit, with protein sequence MKTGAKTLIEALRREGVDTIFGYPGGSVLPIYDELYDSSIRHILVRHEQAAAHAADGYARASGRVGVCLATSGPGACNLVTGIATAYMDSVSIVALTGQVPTGMLGNDAFQESDITGITMPVTKHNYLVKDVADLDRTVQEAFYIARTGRPGPVLIDLPKDVTTSHVKSGEAAPGPVSLRGYQPTYQGHVRQIDKALDLIARAERPLVYAGGGVVHSGASAELLEFAEATAIPVTTTLMGLGAVPGDHPLCLGMLGMHGTQSANYAVTECDLLIAVGVRFDDRVTGKIETFAPNAAIIHIDIDPAEIGKNRAVDVPIVGDVKAVLQALLRRMQKHGDTANWVARINTWKAQHPLRYRDDGRLRPQYIIRELSDLLKGEGIIASEVGQNQMWTALHYCFRKPRTWLTSGGLGTMGYGFPAAIGAHFARPDLPVVDVAGDGSFQMNIQELGTVAQYHIPVKVVILNNMYLGMVRQWQELFYDRRYSYTELPPVDFVKIANAYGIEGIRVEEKDGVREALSAALAADGPFVLDFRIEREENVFPMVPAGAAINEMIGVHQE encoded by the coding sequence ATGAAGACCGGAGCCAAGACTCTGATTGAAGCGCTACGGCGCGAAGGGGTAGACACCATATTCGGCTACCCCGGCGGCTCAGTTTTGCCGATCTACGATGAACTCTACGATTCGTCGATCCGGCACATTCTGGTAAGGCACGAACAGGCAGCGGCGCACGCGGCCGACGGCTACGCACGCGCCAGCGGCCGGGTAGGGGTATGCCTTGCCACCTCCGGTCCCGGCGCGTGCAACCTGGTGACCGGGATCGCTACGGCGTATATGGACTCCGTATCCATTGTAGCGCTTACCGGTCAGGTACCGACCGGCATGCTCGGGAACGATGCGTTCCAGGAATCGGACATCACCGGCATCACGATGCCGGTCACGAAGCACAACTACTTAGTGAAGGATGTCGCCGACCTCGACCGTACGGTGCAGGAGGCGTTCTACATCGCGCGGACCGGCCGTCCCGGCCCGGTGCTGATCGACCTCCCAAAAGACGTCACCACGAGCCACGTGAAGAGCGGGGAGGCTGCTCCCGGACCGGTCTCCCTCCGGGGCTACCAGCCCACCTACCAGGGGCACGTCCGCCAGATCGATAAGGCGCTCGACCTGATCGCCCGGGCGGAGCGTCCCCTGGTCTACGCGGGCGGCGGAGTGGTCCACTCGGGTGCATCGGCCGAACTCCTGGAGTTTGCCGAAGCCACCGCCATCCCGGTGACGACGACCCTGATGGGACTCGGCGCCGTTCCCGGCGACCACCCGCTCTGCCTCGGCATGCTCGGGATGCACGGCACTCAGTCCGCGAACTATGCGGTCACGGAGTGCGACCTCCTGATTGCCGTCGGCGTCAGGTTCGATGACCGGGTGACCGGCAAGATCGAGACGTTTGCGCCGAACGCCGCGATCATCCACATCGATATCGACCCTGCCGAGATCGGGAAGAACAGAGCGGTCGACGTCCCGATCGTGGGCGACGTGAAGGCGGTGCTCCAGGCCCTCCTGCGGAGGATGCAGAAGCACGGGGATACGGCGAACTGGGTAGCGAGGATCAACACTTGGAAGGCGCAGCACCCCCTCCGCTACCGCGACGACGGGCGTCTCCGCCCGCAGTACATCATCCGCGAGCTCTCCGATCTCCTGAAGGGCGAGGGGATCATCGCAAGCGAGGTGGGCCAAAACCAGATGTGGACCGCCCTCCACTACTGTTTCAGAAAGCCCCGGACCTGGCTCACCTCAGGCGGCCTCGGGACGATGGGCTACGGGTTTCCTGCGGCCATCGGCGCCCACTTCGCCAGGCCGGACCTCCCGGTCGTCGACGTCGCCGGCGACGGGAGTTTCCAGATGAACATCCAGGAACTCGGGACGGTGGCGCAGTATCATATCCCGGTCAAGGTCGTGATCTTGAACAACATGTACCTCGGTATGGTCCGCCAGTGGCAGGAACTCTTCTACGACCGCCGCTACTCCTACACCGAGCTCCCGCCGGTGGACTTTGTGAAGATCGCCAATGCTTACGGGATCGAGGGTATCAGAGTCGAGGAGAAGGACGGCGTCAGGGAGGCGCTTAGCGCCGCGCTTGCGGCCGACGGGCCGTTCGTCTTGGACTTCAGGATCGAACGGGAGGAGAACGTCTTCCCCATGGTCCCGGCAGGGGCCGCAATCAACGAGATGATCGGGGTGCACCAGGAATGA
- the ilvN gene encoding acetolactate synthase small subunit, translating into MKSHTISVLVENRAGVLSRVAGMFSRRGFNIESLAVGTCEEPDMSRITIVVNGDGSVVEQVMKQTNKLIDVIKVSDLTERESVERELALIKVAAEPGTTRAEVLQIADIFRAQVVDVGAKTLVLQVAGDTDKIDALEKLLRQYGIKELVRTGKIAILRGAKTVKSSK; encoded by the coding sequence ATGAAGTCGCACACGATAAGTGTCCTTGTCGAGAACCGGGCGGGCGTCTTGAGCCGGGTCGCCGGGATGTTCTCGCGGCGGGGGTTCAACATCGAGAGCCTCGCCGTCGGGACCTGCGAAGAGCCGGATATGAGCCGGATCACGATCGTGGTGAACGGCGACGGTTCCGTCGTCGAGCAGGTGATGAAGCAGACCAACAAGCTCATCGACGTCATCAAGGTCTCGGACCTGACTGAGCGGGAGAGCGTGGAGCGGGAACTCGCCCTCATCAAGGTGGCGGCCGAACCGGGCACCACCCGCGCCGAGGTCCTCCAGATCGCAGACATCTTCCGGGCACAGGTGGTGGATGTCGGGGCAAAGACACTCGTTCTCCAGGTGGCCGGGGATACCGACAAGATCGACGCGCTCGAGAAACTCCTGCGCCAGTACGGCATCAAGGAACTCGTCCGCACGGGTAAGATTGCAATCCTCCGGGGCGCAAAGACCGTAAAGAGTTCCAAATAA
- a CDS encoding sodium:solute symporter family protein codes for MADPITFVLIGLYFVVLIGIGSWASKKIHNTEDYILAGRSLGFWVFTILIICSVCSGMTLLGVSGFGYSSGWPGIWEQIFVPLAASFCIIVFGVKLHAIGKERGYMTVQDYLADRFESPRALRGLSAVSGIIVSLVYLVGQYTAISIVLVWLFGIPHWEALVISGVIITAYTVVGGLYAVSWTTLIQGGILILGVFLMAPFVIASAGGLSHINTVIAGVDPNFVEPWFPSPAYAPYAFATPEFLLSFGILLMVGLACAPHVINNVLAAKEARYFKWAPLVAFGVYAIVMFLVKFTGFAVRSLVEEGTLVLPDTVNAQDFAFISGVEYAMPNVAFWALFAVIVLAAVMSTTDRLMLTVGTMFAWDIYKNILRPSAPDNEVLLVSKVAVVVAAGGTLWLAINPPPMLAWLIWMGIGVMLATFAVPLLAGLYWRGATKEGAIASMGLGLVAATVFGYWHQFVAPLPVHFSLYALVISALTMVVVSLLTASNSKAALDNTQTGWFIQSQ; via the coding sequence ATGGCGGACCCGATAACGTTTGTACTGATCGGACTCTACTTCGTCGTGCTCATCGGCATCGGAAGCTGGGCCTCAAAGAAGATCCATAACACGGAAGACTATATCCTCGCCGGGAGGTCGCTTGGATTCTGGGTCTTCACGATCCTGATCATCTGCTCGGTCTGCAGCGGCATGACCCTGCTCGGCGTCAGCGGGTTCGGCTACTCCTCGGGCTGGCCCGGGATATGGGAGCAGATCTTCGTGCCGCTGGCGGCCTCGTTCTGCATCATCGTCTTTGGGGTGAAACTTCACGCCATCGGGAAGGAGCGAGGCTACATGACCGTTCAGGACTATCTTGCCGACCGGTTCGAGAGTCCGAGGGCGCTCCGAGGACTCTCGGCCGTCTCGGGGATCATCGTCTCGCTGGTCTACTTGGTGGGGCAGTACACCGCCATCAGCATCGTGCTTGTCTGGCTCTTCGGCATCCCGCACTGGGAGGCCCTCGTCATCTCCGGGGTCATCATCACCGCCTACACGGTCGTCGGGGGGCTCTACGCCGTATCGTGGACGACCCTGATCCAGGGCGGCATCCTGATCCTCGGCGTCTTTTTGATGGCGCCGTTCGTCATCGCCAGCGCCGGCGGGCTCTCTCATATCAATACCGTGATTGCCGGGGTAGACCCGAACTTCGTCGAGCCCTGGTTCCCGAGCCCGGCCTACGCCCCGTACGCCTTTGCGACGCCGGAGTTCCTTCTCTCGTTCGGGATTCTCCTGATGGTCGGCCTCGCCTGCGCACCCCACGTCATCAACAACGTGCTGGCGGCAAAGGAGGCCCGCTACTTCAAGTGGGCGCCGCTCGTTGCGTTCGGCGTCTACGCGATCGTGATGTTCCTCGTGAAGTTCACCGGGTTTGCCGTGCGGTCGCTCGTCGAGGAGGGGACGCTGGTGCTCCCCGATACCGTGAACGCCCAGGACTTCGCCTTCATATCGGGCGTCGAATATGCCATGCCGAACGTGGCGTTCTGGGCGCTCTTTGCGGTGATCGTCCTTGCGGCGGTGATGTCCACGACCGACCGGCTCATGCTCACCGTCGGCACCATGTTCGCGTGGGATATCTACAAAAACATCCTCAGGCCCTCGGCGCCCGACAACGAGGTGCTCCTTGTCTCGAAAGTCGCCGTCGTCGTCGCCGCAGGCGGCACGCTCTGGCTTGCGATAAACCCGCCGCCGATGCTTGCGTGGCTGATCTGGATGGGCATCGGGGTCATGCTCGCGACATTTGCGGTCCCGTTGCTCGCCGGGCTCTACTGGCGCGGCGCCACCAAGGAAGGAGCAATCGCGAGCATGGGGCTCGGGCTCGTCGCGGCCACGGTCTTCGGCTACTGGCACCAGTTTGTGGCGCCGCTCCCGGTGCACTTCAGCCTCTATGCGCTGGTGATCTCGGCCCTCACCATGGTCGTCGTCAGTCTCCTGACCGCTTCAAACTCAAAGGCTGCGCTCGACAATACGCAGACCGGCTGGTTCATCCAGTCGCAATAA